The DNA region ACCTATAGGGAGCATGAGATGTTTCAGAAATGGAAAGACACTTGTATAATTTGCTAATGAAGAGCTATGAGGATCATAGTCATCACAAATATTCCCCTACCTGCTACTGCCCCCAGGGAAGCCATCAGTTCTTGCATGGGAGGTAGTCTACTTGTGCCTCACTCAGACATCATTCTTCATGCCTGAggccatttctcttttttccagggAAGAGAGAGCTGGTGCCTTCTTTCCTGACAACAATCCATGACAGAAGCAAGATCAGTCAGACTTTGCCAATTGGTGATGATCAGTAAGTactaaaagagaaagggaaagaatgtgaaaggaaggaaggcaggcaaggTCAGGAGGTATCCTCAGAaatccaggaaaaataaaaattgatttaaatCCTAGCCCTGCTACTGACTACCTATATGACTGTGAGCAATTGAATTCCCTtgagttttttcattcttttttttttgaagtaattgttaagtgacttgcccagtaacacacagctagtaagtgtctgaggccacatttgaattcagggcctcctgactccagggccagtgctctatccattgtatcacttAGCTGACCCAATTCAATTCCCTTCTATGCACTGATACTATGAAATGGGGAGGTACTTGCCCTATGTATTgcactgttgttgttattgtttactGTGTTTTAATGTGTATTTGTGGAAATGTCTGTTAACATTAAATCACCAAAGAAATCttagctgttattgttattataataggaAAGAACAGAGCCCAGTGAAGACCAAGGGTCTTAAATAAACCTATTCAGGAGTCCAAGAAGGCTCTTTGAGCAGGAACACATATTGGATTCCCATAGTGATGCCTATAAGGATGGAAACTCTCCTGTCTTGTTCCCAAAGACTGAGACTAGGATCATGGTTAATTCTTGCCACAGAAACATTCTGACTCTACAAAGCTTGGAGAGGTTCTATAGCTTAAGCTTTGCATTGCCCATGGGGCTGATTTTATGTGAGAGTTGAGGATGAACATGAATTCTCAGGtgtcctggagaagaaaagtcaAAAGCACTTTTTAATGAGTATGGTTGTTGGACTTCACGGTTCTAATGTACTGCAATAGACTGAGTCCAATGATCTGGATTGTAATCTTGGCTTTGTGCCTGATTCAAAGCTGAGACTATTTACTTTTTGTCTTgttcagttttcatttatgatttcttgaaacatagcTCTGAAAAATCAGGTTTTTAAAGAGCCCGTTGTGTTTCAAATGGAgatacttgactatgcctttaaaccaaaacccaaatataaaatctgactttCATTGAGTGGCCAATAATAACACCCAGCCCAAGCCTCTGTGGCTCATATTTTAGGTTTTGATGCCTTAGAATGAGTGTGAACAGTAAtggttttctgttctggccagaaactttgaggatcttcccctccaaGAGTGATATTTTCATGGTGGTAAATTAGACCATCTTTTGTCTTAACTCTTACTTAGCCCTTAGTCATGAAACGGGATTTTCTTCAGACAAACTGTGACCTGACAAAGACCTTAATTTAGGAAGGCTAAGGTcgccactgcattctgggccatcacaagtcatcctgacttttgtcttgccattggactttgatgagcctggaggagagagtgagactgaggaTTTGGTGCAGTTCTGCCTCATTTGAATCTAATTAACGGGCAAGTAAAGATACcatcctcatgatgtcattggtcctcttcaagaatgaaggatgaacaacaattttgtgactttggacaagtaatttTCCTCCCCCGcctgatctcagtttccttataaaaGGAGGGTATTGGATAAGATAGGTCAGGCATACTATGTTCAGAGGATTTACTCTTTTTGATATTGTATGTTCTAatgtctttcccagctctgataatCTATTTGTGCTTTAAGGCCTTTTTCAACTCTAGAGTTGTTTTGCATTGGGTGAACTTTTCCTATACCCACATTGCCTATTCTAGCCAAGGATTCTCACTGGCTACTATATTCACACCATAGGTGGGCCACACTGGGTGTTGCTTTGCCTTTTGGATGAGATTGATGCTTACTCTGCCCTCCATTATAGAAAATACCTAAAGATAACAAGATTTTGAGTCTTAAaagctggatttttaaaaaaaaattggatgaaTAGTGATTCAATGGATAAGTGgtcatttttaatctcttctgaAAGAACTCCAGTGATGGGAAACTTACTGTCTCTTCAAATGTCCCATTTCATTTCTGCATAAATCTTATTGTTGGGAGACTTCCCCTTATCTTGAATCAAAATCTGCATTTGTGTAACACCATATACTGATACTTTTTCTGTATTCTTAAAATATCAATATGGTGAATATGTTGAACAAATGACGTTGGAAAACATCTCTCTTGTAGGAGTTCAAGCTTTTCAAATGCCTGGATTCTTGGACTTTACCCCTATTTTAGACCAATGATTATCAAAGCATGTTCTGGTTGGGGCTAAGGATCCCCAACACCCATTCCAACATCTGCAaggtcaaaattttttaaataataccaTGATATTACTtgcctttctcattctctcatgATTGCAGAGGACTTTTCCAAAGTATATATGACCTGTGAATGAAGGTTTAGCTGCAAATATGAAGAATGACTTAgtatctcatctgcaaaattgtgCTATTGCCTCACAAATAGATAAATCTGCACATGTTGCCAGACATGCTGTTTTGCTTATATCCATTTGGCATCAATATCAACTAATCATTGAAGAACTTCTTTTGTATGAATGACTGCCATTACACAAAATCAGTGCAGAAATAGTAGAGTGTTGAATAAGTTTTTTGAATCTCGTGAGTTATCTTGCAATAAGAACATTGACATTTGCACTGTTTatacaaaattaatttacaaTTCACATTTgcaaaaatgcaaaacaatgctACTCTTATCTCTAAAATTTTTGTTTGGGAGAATATAATTATTTtggattaaaatgttatttaagttAACATCTCGTGAGTTTttactattgttcagtcatttcagttacatctgactctccatgaccccttctgaggttttcttggcagagatgctacagtggtttgccatttccttctccagttcattttacagatgaagaaactgaggcaagcagggttaagtgactagctcaggatcacgcagctagtaaagtgtctgaggtcagatttgaactcaggtccttgtgactccaggcctggcagccttgccacctagctgtcctgtattgggtttattacatgtaattgaattaataaatatttaagataTTTATTAATCTTAATTACAAATACAGTAAATATTAATAGATACGAACCAAAAGCTCTTTTCcagggtcctcaataatttttaagaacatAAAAGGGTTCTGAAATCAAAACGATTGAGGACCATTGCCTTGGCTTAGATCACATTTGCCTTGCTTTGTTCCCTTGGACCAAACACTGAAGCAGTGCTGATACTGACTTCTGGATCTTGAGTTTACCCCCAACCTCTGGCACTTGCCTAACTTTTTGCCTTAGTACAGTGGATGAAGTTGCCTCAAATGACCTGCTCTCTTGTCTCTCAATTCTGGAACTGTTGTCACAGCAGGGCAAGCTTCCCATCCTCTACTTTCCTTCTGGATCATTGTCCCTTTCTCACATAATTGGGATCCCCCTGCAGATAACTAAAATTGGTTCTGGTCAGACATTTAAAAAACCATTTTGATTATTAATTttgtaaacattcttttcttttaaaaatctgagttccaaattatttccttccCACAGTcactgggaaggcaagcaatataatatcagctatacatgtgaaatcatgctaAACACATCTCATGTTAGTTATACTtcgaaaaaaagcaagaaaaatgaagaaaaaaattatgattcaGTTTGTACtcagttcattagttctctctctctctctctctctctctctctctctctctctctctctccccagaggTGTGTAGcattttttcctcatgagtcctttagaattgtctcgTATCATTGTATGAATCAGAGTAGTCAAgcgttcacagttgatcatccacGGTTGTATgtgtttttttgaaaaataaaataccaatggAACCAACTAAACTTGGTTAGCAGTTATTTACATTTGAAATAGTAAATTTCATTGCATAAAGTTATCATAGTAAATTTTTATTCAGTTCCTCAACGTCTTTATcaggattctttttcctttcttttatactcacttttctatttgaatGATCATAACTAGTGTGTTCTCAGCTCTGCTTTTTTCACTTGGCATTATTTCATGAAGTTCTTTTTATAATATTTGACATTCTTTAAAATtggtttaaatttcatttttagcaaacaataatgaaaaacaaactaaTTATTCCCATATTGCAAGCTTGTCtcaatattttattgcatttatatgtattttgctATGAAAATCTTCGAACCAATGACTTTTTATACTTTCATGGTATAGTCAAAAAATGGAGTTATTGGGTCAAAGTGTGTTTATTTTTAACCTTTCATCATTCAATGTCAGATTTCTGTTCAAAAAGATTTTAGAACTTTTGCAAATCCATATGCATTGAATGAGTGTACCTATTCCCCCCATCCCAAACAgtgttgggttttgtttcttttgattattttcaCTCAATTTCATGGGTGTTATACTGTAAAATATCTTTTTgcatcttctttatttttatcaaaATTGAGCATTATTTCAATAATtagatttgtatttttcttttgaaaattgttcatatttttGATCATGTATCCATTGTTGATCAGATTACTGCTCTGATTGTTAAAactcaattctttatatattttaaatgcctTTTTCCTGTCACAACTACTGTAAAAACTTCCTCcaattcattgtttcttttttttcttttaattcaatgttttattttattgatggttTTGCTTTCATATAGGCAAGCAAATATATTTGGTCCCAATTCATTCCtactatttgttgaattgaaaaaaaatattttctcctcccCAGAATTGAATTTAATGCTCTATCCcatgttattcttttttcttattgtacTGTATTTATTGTTTAACTCACAGAACATTTTGAACTTCAATGAATATAGTTATTCAGAAGaaatgtttcatttcattcataattTCCTAAGTTCTAAATATGGTTAGTGGAGTTTCCTGAGATGCGAAACCTGAAAAGAAACTAGACGGCCTAGTCTATTTCATACATGAGGACTCTGACTCTgataaaattggggggggggtgcagaatTGCCTAAGATCATGTCTAAGGCATTAAGAGGTAGATGTGGAATTTCAcctttgagttcaaatatagcgtTTTTCTGTTGCAAAAGTGTGAAGTAACTGTATTTCCATTTTAGGCTCTTACCACTTCTTTTTCCTTGTAGATACACCAGATGCATGGGGCCAGAAAACCAAACACTTGTATCAGAATTTCTCCTCCTGGGACTTTCTGAGAAGCCAGAGCAGCAGCTGCCCCTCTTTGGGATCTTCCTGGGGATATACATGGTCACTGTGGTTGGAAACCTTATCATCATGTTGGCCATTGCCTCTGACTCTCATCTCCACACCCCaatgtacttcttcctttctAATCTGTCATTTGTTGATCTTTGTCTGGTATCCACTACAGTCCCCAAGATGCTGCTGAATATCCTAACAGACTGTGAGGTTATCTCCTATGCTGGATGCCTTACCCAAATGTATTTCTTTATGGTTTTTGCTTTCTTAGATAATTTTCTCCTCACTGCGATGGCCTATGACCGTTTTGTGGCCATTTGTCACCCTCTGCACTATGTCACCATAATGAATCCATGGGTttgtggtctcctggttctgatctcATGGACTATTAGTCTTCTAAACTCTACTCTCCACACTTTACTGGTGACACAGTTGTCCTTCTGTAGCAAACAAgaacttcctcattttttctgTGACATTAGTCAGGTTACAAAACTCTCTTGTTCTGATACCCTCATCAATGACATCTTAGTGTACTTTGCAACTGGTCTGCTGGGTGTTCTCCCCCTCACAGGGATCCTTTTCTCTTATGGTAAGATATGTTCCTCCTTATTGAGAGTTCCATCTCTTAGGGGAAAATATAAAGCCCTTTCTACCTGTGGGTCTCACCTCTCTGTTGTTTCATTATTCtatggcactggacttggagtataTCTGAGTTCCTCAGCTACCCGCTCCTCCTGGAAGACCTCAGTTGCCTCGGTGATGTATTCTGTGGTCACCCCCATGTTGAATCCCTTCATCTACAGCATGAGGAACAAGGATATAAAAGATGCTATGAGGAGAGTTATTAGCAAAGTGCCTCCCTCTCATTGATGGGGTCAGGCCCTAGCCCTGGAATGTGGTGTTGATATTTAAGGTCAAAAGTCTGGGAGGCAGAAACCTTGAATCCAAATTATGAAGGTCAGGACGGTCCAAAGATTATAGTTCAGGGTAATGTTTTCCTAGCTATATGATCTCTTTTACTATCACTCAGAATGATCTCTTTCATGGTATTCATTTATGGACTTTCTACAATGTTGCCATCTTGTTTTCCACAATGTACTTTGTCATAACATCTGCTTCTTCTAAGTAAACATTAGATGTAGAATTAGCAGACCTTGATTTTAATTTCTGGATCATAATCTATatgctttgggcaagtcacttaatgcctctgAGTCTCAATATTTTCATTCATATGATAGGGATTATGGGAATTGTCTCATCCTGTCTATTGATCGAACGAAATAATGTATGGAAAAGCATACTATACACTGTCAAGTGCTATacaatttaagaagaaaaaaagaggaataggGAAGAGACAGTGGGGATCTTGTTATGCATTGTCCCTCCACAAAATTGGATGCCCACTTCCCTATGTCCTTAATAAATGATCTTCGTGAGTCATTTTGAGCAAAACAACCCATTAACTGCTACCTGATTCTCTTTGTTTTTAGCTaagctggtccttggacaacGGCCATGTCATCTGTCCAAGCCCCTATTCTCAAAGGCGCTCCAGCATGAATAAAACCTAGCAGAGATAGTGTTTTGCTGGCAAAACTTTCAAGAATCTAGTGGAGTCATCTGACATTATGAGGCACTGAAGGAAACTATTTTCATAAGCATAAGCATAAAATTTTGCGGGGAGGTAGCATTTCCTGGTGGATTAAATAGTGGACTTATCAacaggaagatgtggattcaCATCATCTTTCAGACCCTTATTTGCTGTGGGATCCTGAGAAAGTTGCTTCACGTCTCACAGCCTCTGCTTATTCACTTATAAAAGAAGAATGATGATTATGATAATGACCATAACAATAAATAGCTAGCagttatagagtgctttaaggtttacaaagcactttacactcATTATCTCGTTTATTATTGTGGGGATAATGGCATCTGCTTCAGAGTTgatgtgagtatcaaatgagatatttgtaaaatgtttgcaaactttaaggcattATATAATCTATTATTGCTATCCTCATCCTAGAATTATGAAACCATAGAATCTTAGCTCTGTAATAGTCATTAGTGGTTCTCTAGATCAGCTTCCTACAGATGAAATTGTCCTTTTTAATATGTAAATTTCTAAATAAGTAGCTCTGGTAGGCATAGGTCTTTGAATGAGATTTGCTTTAAATCTGAACTCTATTATTTACTCATTAGTGGTCTTGACCAAGTCCCTTAGCCTTTCTTagctccagtttcttcatttgtaaaacgagatTGTATTACTCCATGTACTCCAAGCAATCTTTTAGGTCTAAATCCTATTGTCCTCTTCCAGTGACAAGGAACCCGCTACCTCATAAAATACTTCAGACCACTGTTATGATCATCTCTCATTGATATGTTCTCCATGGATGCTGGCTACAAGAATTGGTAGGACAAGTTGCAAAGGACTGAATATCTTGCTTCCAGGGCATATGGAGAACACACAGAAATCTGCAGAGAACTGAATGGTGTACAATGATTCTCTTTCTGCCAAAAACAGATAATTGTGATCTATACTCAAAGTGATTCCTATACAGTACTAGAGATTCACTTTGACATAAATCTAACTGCCTGAAAGAGTTAGGAAACAGTTACtaagaatcacaaaatctgagaTAAGAAACTAAGCATAGTCGATATTTTTCTTGTTGTAGCCAATTGCAGGAAAGAAATGCAGAAGGGAAGTGCAAATATTGGAAAGAAGTAGGAGTTTAAGAAGCTGCTGTCTGAGAATAGAATTTGAATTTCTAACCAGGTGAAAAATGTGGAAATGAAGAGCTCTTAGGCATGCATAGCTAACAAgcattgcattactttgtatctGCTATGTAACAAGCATCTGGAACAGTGTCTTGGAGGTAGTAGAATTTTactaaaagtttgttgaattgaatttatttgaaATTATAAAAGTCTATTTACCTGAAGATTTACCAATCCAATTAAAtgagttttaaaatgaaaataaaaggaagagagaaaaccaCCTATGTATGCCGATTAATCTAGATGCCATGAAGAGTATCTACCAGGTTGGAAGAATAGCAGTAGAAATCACCAGTTTCACAAGAAAAAATCTacatataaacaacatattgtaggattcttatttttaatccaatctattcatttctgttttatgagtgagttcaacccattcacattcagagttatgaaaactgtactctctctctgtctctgtctgtcacacacacacacaaacacacacacacacacacacacacacacacacacacacacacactttccaccTTGTCTCTCCTcccaaatgttttacttcttatCATTGCTCATCACCCACTCTTATCTTCACCTCCACTGTAATacctcttttgtgcctctttcatgtgagacaATTTGTCCTATTATATctgtcccttccctcttctcctggtACAATCTTTATCAACCTTAATTTGTTGTGATTATTTTGGATATCATCTCATTATGGTCAACTCACACTAGCACCATCTGTATGTTTGCAACCCTTCTGATTGCCCTAATAAtcataaagttttttttcctatttttaaacatatttttagtttccaacagtgatttccacaagattttgagtgacaaattttctccgcatctctaccctcccctcactccaagatggcatgtattctgattgcccctttccccaaggGATATCCCTTCTATCGTCCTGTTccttattcccttttcccttactttcttgtagggcaagatacatttctatatccctttgcctgtatattttatttcccagttgcatgtaaaaacaatctttttaacatttgtttttagaacttcgagttccaaattctttcccttcttccctccccacccatcttccttgggaaagcaagcaattcattatgggttatacatgtaacattatgcaaaacactttcataatattcatgttgtgaaagactaactgtatttccctccatcccatcctgtccccctttattcagttttctcctttgaccctctcccttttcaaaactgtttgtttttgaccAACTCCTcacccaatctgccttcccttctgtcaccccccctttatccccttcccccctattttcctgtagggtaagatacccaattgagtgtgtatgttattccatcattaagccaaatctgatgagagcaagattcactcattccctttcacctaccccctcttcccttccattacaacagctttttcttgccacatttaggtgagataattcaccccattctatctctcactttctctttctcccaatatattcctctctcaccccttaattttattttttcagatatcatcctctcatattcaactcatcctttgCCCTcatcctttgccctctgtctatatgtgtgtgtgtgtgtgtgtgtgtatatatatatatcttatccatttatatatatatatgtatatgtgtatatatatgtatatgtgtgtgtgtatatatatatatatatatatatatatatatatatatatatattcctttcaactaccctaatactgagaaaagtctcatgaattacaaatatcatctttccatgtcggaatgttaaaaacaaaaacagttcaactttagtaagtcccttatgatttctctttcctgtttaccttttcatgcttctcttgatttttgtatatgaatgtcaaattttctattcagctctggtcttttcatcaaaaatgcctgaaagtccactatttcattaaaaatccatattttgtcctggactgttatgctcatttttgctcggtaggtgattcttggttttaatcctagctcatttgacctctggaatatcatattccaagccctttgatcccttaatgtagaaactgctagatcttgtgttattctgattgcatttccacaagcctcaaattgtttctttctggctccttgcaatattttctccttgacctgggaactctggaatttggctacaatattctgaggagttttgttttggggatctttttcaagaggctatcagtggattctttcaatttctagcttacccactggttctagaatatcagggcagttttccttgataatgtcttgaaagatgttgtctcagctctgtttttgatcatggctttcaggtagaccaataatttttaagttatctctcctggatctattttccagttcagtggtttttccaatgagatatttcacattgtcttccattttgttcatttttttggtcctgttttataatttcttgatttctcataatgtcactagcttctacttgattcattctaatttttaagacagtattttcttcagcggtcctttgggcctctttttccatttggataattctgccttttaaagcattcttctcttcattggctagttggagctcttttgcccatttgggttagtctatttttaaggtgctattttctttagtatttttt from Trichosurus vulpecula isolate mTriVul1 chromosome 1, mTriVul1.pri, whole genome shotgun sequence includes:
- the LOC118847936 gene encoding olfactory receptor 7A10-like; amino-acid sequence: MGPANQTCVSEFLLLGLSEKPQQHLPLFGLFLGMYMITVVGNLLIILAISSDSYLHTPMYFFLSNLSLVDICLVTTLVPKMLVNLLTQNKAISYAGCFAQTYFFMTFTCSDNLLLTVMAYDRFVAICHPLHYATIMSPWICGLLVLMAWTISLLNSILQILMVTRCMGPENQTLVSEFLLLGLSEKPEQQLPLFGIFLGIYMVTVVGNLIIMLAIASDSHLHTPMYFFLSNLSFVDLCLVSTTVPKMLLNILTDCEVISYAGCLTQMYFFMVFAFLDNFLLTAMAYDRFVAICHPLHYVTIMNPWVCGLLVLISWTISLLNSTLHTLLVTQLSFCSKQELPHFFCDISQVTKLSCSDTLINDILVYFATGLLGVLPLTGILFSYGKICSSLLRVPSLRGKYKALSTCGSHLSVVSLFYGTGLGVYLSSSATRSSWKTSVASVMYSVVTPMLNPFIYSMRNKDIKDAMRRVISKVPPSH